The following proteins are encoded in a genomic region of Tenacibaculum sp. 190524A05c:
- a CDS encoding TetR/AcrR family transcriptional regulator gives MEDKIINKAGELFLNLGFKSVTMDDISSELGISKKTLYKYFSNKVSLVNASCSAIHESIEQTIDFIKEKNYNSIEEEFAIKAIFKEMFKNAKDSPMHQLRKYYPEIYNDLMEREVCIFRDCNRDNLEKGIQQGLYRADIDLNMITNFYFTLVFGLFESDMYSHDMQELVKIEYKILEYHIRAIATEKGILELEKQLEIINQN, from the coding sequence ATGGAAGATAAAATTATAAACAAAGCCGGAGAATTGTTTTTAAATCTTGGATTTAAGAGCGTTACTATGGACGATATTTCTAGTGAGTTAGGGATATCTAAAAAAACGCTCTATAAATACTTTTCTAATAAAGTTTCGTTAGTAAATGCATCTTGTTCGGCAATTCATGAGTCTATTGAACAAACTATAGATTTTATAAAGGAGAAAAATTACAACTCAATTGAAGAGGAATTTGCCATCAAAGCAATTTTTAAAGAAATGTTTAAAAATGCAAAAGACTCACCAATGCATCAGTTGAGAAAATATTATCCTGAAATCTACAATGATCTTATGGAACGAGAGGTATGCATTTTTAGAGATTGTAATCGAGATAATTTAGAGAAAGGTATTCAACAAGGTTTATATAGAGCGGATATAGATTTAAATATGATTACCAATTTCTATTTCACTTTGGTTTTTGGATTGTTTGAATCGGACATGTACAGTCATGACATGCAAGAATTAGTAAAAATTGAATATAAAATATTAGAATACCATATAAGGGCTATTGCTACAGAAAAAGGAATACTTGAGCTAGAAAAACAACTGGAAATAATTAATCAAAATTAG
- a CDS encoding TolC family protein produces MKKYILIVFVLFFTSTINAQQKEMSLSMSEAIGYAVKNNYDNRTALNDIEAAKKRKWETTATGLPQINASVNYQNNLKRQFPGVDFTGDGTIDFNAQHNITGTVTLSQLLFDGSYLVGLQSAKTYLKISEQAKEKTEMATREAVINAYGNVLVAEESVRILERNKKVNDRLLKGAREGFKNGLAEQEDVERFEISEGNIVSNIRNAKRMVEIAYEYLNVALGNPIDTKLTLTESLEDLVLMNSDLQLLSQSFDLDNHIDFRIAANNRESNRLLLKLEKSKALPSVNAFINYTRLANSEDFTFFNSSQNWISTSVFGVGINVPIFSSLGRSAKTKQAEIALASSDIRLEETKQRLNLQVKQARSKYQLSIENYETAKKNLGLAERIEKKQTIKFDEGVTSSFELLETRNQLYTQQNNFLQAMLDIIASKAQLDNALNVPVK; encoded by the coding sequence ATGAAGAAATACATTTTAATTGTATTTGTATTATTTTTTACGAGCACTATTAATGCTCAACAAAAAGAGATGAGCTTGTCAATGAGTGAAGCTATTGGCTATGCTGTCAAAAACAACTACGACAACCGTACAGCTTTAAATGATATTGAAGCTGCTAAGAAGAGAAAGTGGGAAACTACAGCTACAGGTTTACCACAAATTAACGCAAGTGTTAACTATCAAAATAATTTAAAAAGACAATTCCCAGGAGTAGATTTCACTGGTGATGGAACTATTGATTTTAATGCACAACACAATATTACAGGAACAGTAACTTTAAGTCAGTTATTATTTGATGGATCGTATTTAGTAGGATTACAATCTGCTAAAACGTATTTAAAAATTTCTGAACAGGCTAAAGAGAAAACAGAAATGGCAACTAGAGAGGCAGTTATTAATGCTTATGGGAATGTTTTAGTTGCCGAAGAAAGTGTTAGAATTCTTGAGCGTAATAAAAAAGTAAATGATAGATTACTTAAAGGAGCTCGAGAAGGATTTAAAAACGGATTAGCTGAACAAGAAGATGTTGAGCGTTTCGAAATTTCTGAAGGAAACATTGTTAGTAATATTAGAAATGCCAAAAGAATGGTAGAGATTGCTTATGAGTATTTAAATGTTGCTTTAGGAAATCCAATCGATACGAAGCTAACACTAACTGAATCTTTAGAGGATTTAGTGTTAATGAATTCAGATTTACAATTATTATCACAAAGTTTTGATTTAGATAATCATATTGATTTCAGAATTGCGGCTAACAATAGAGAAAGTAATCGTTTACTTTTAAAATTAGAAAAGAGTAAAGCCTTACCAAGTGTTAATGCTTTTATCAACTATACTAGATTAGCCAATTCAGAAGATTTTACATTCTTTAATTCTTCTCAAAATTGGATTTCAACTTCTGTTTTTGGAGTAGGAATTAATGTTCCAATTTTTAGTAGCCTCGGTAGATCGGCTAAAACAAAACAAGCTGAAATAGCATTGGCATCTTCTGATATTAGATTAGAGGAAACAAAACAACGCTTAAATCTTCAAGTAAAACAAGCACGAAGTAAATATCAATTAAGCATTGAAAATTATGAAACGGCCAAAAAGAACCTTGGGTTAGCAGAACGTATTGAGAAAAAGCAAACGATAAAGTTTGACGAAGGGGTAACTAGTAGTTTTGAATTATTAGAAACTAGAAACCAATTATATACACAACAAAACAATTTCTTACAAGCTATGCTAGATATTATTGCTAGTAAAGCACAATTAGATAACGCATTAAATGTACCAGTTAAATAA
- a CDS encoding efflux RND transporter permease subunit — protein MTDQQKKVDKEFGLSSWAINNKTTIYVLMVIILFSGISAFLSMPRENFPEIKETKIYVNSIFPGNTAEDIEKLITDPLEEKLKTVSNVTKINSTSQENVSMITVEFSEAVTVEEAKQLVKDEIDEEVSGEDWPTFNGAKVEPNVFELNIAEETPILNINISGDYTVEQLKEFAEYLQDDIEDLKEIKKADIRGAEEKEVEVAVDIYKMMAAQVSFNDVMQAIGNGNATVSAGNIISSGQRRTIRVLGEIEKPSELENFVVKSERGNSIYLKDIASVSFKDKDKTTYARENGESVVMLDVKKRSGENMVEATDKIREIVKVAQESKALPTNLKITLANDQSSKTVGQVDDLVNNIIFGVILVVTVLMFFLGLKNALFVGFAIPMSMFMSLMILNMMGYTMNTMILFGLIMGLGMLVDNGIVVVENVYRLMDEEGMSRLEAAKKGIGEIALPIIISTATTVAAFVPLGMWPGVMGQFMIYFPITLSVVLGSSLFVAIFFNSVLVSQFMSTEDKNMPLKRIIRLTVVLGVLGILLLLFGGALRPLGTLLVFAAANFWIYRFVMRPMANKFQSDILPRWERFYERAITAVLKGWKPQIITVLTFIGLIIAFVGFGASVGSQRTKVEFFPDNTPNQVIVYVEYPQGTDIEKTNAIMSDLEERVTKIINSSEYLDGDYNFLVESSITQVGAGSGNPQTDGGSTAEMPHRGKIVASMREYKYRKGADSKVLKKAITDDLQGVYPGLSISVEKDPVGPPAGYPINIELEGKDYVQLINTAEKMRDFINTKSIPGIAELKIDVNKSKPTMLVNVDRKKAGELGVSASQVGQQLRNSIFGTKAGVYKEDGEDYDIYVRFNEENRYNTSAIFNQTITFRDMASGQVKSIPVSAVANQKNTSGFSSIKHKNGKRVVTVYSALAPGFTDAGAIVSKIQDEMTSFTELPGTVKVDYTGQIEEQNKQMAFLMGAFFSGLGLIFLILIYQFNSISKPAIIMLAIFLSLIGVFGGIVISGSSFVIMMTMMGIISLAGIVVNNGVVLLDYTQLLIDRRKVDLGLEEDDYVSVADLKESIIKGGKARLRPVLLTAITTILGLIPLATGLNINFYTLVSELNPHIYVGGDNVIFWGPLAWTVIYGLIVATFLTLIVVPILFYLITKFKMWIRNQSTSEIDEDTFEDITGVAS, from the coding sequence ATGACAGATCAACAAAAAAAAGTAGATAAAGAGTTTGGTTTATCTTCTTGGGCAATTAACAATAAAACTACCATTTATGTATTGATGGTAATTATATTGTTCTCTGGAATCTCTGCTTTCTTAAGCATGCCAAGAGAAAATTTCCCAGAAATAAAAGAGACTAAAATATATGTAAACTCTATTTTCCCAGGTAACACGGCGGAGGATATTGAGAAATTAATTACTGATCCTTTAGAAGAGAAATTAAAAACAGTTAGTAACGTAACTAAAATTAATTCAACTTCTCAAGAAAATGTATCAATGATTACTGTTGAATTTAGTGAAGCAGTAACAGTTGAAGAAGCAAAGCAATTAGTTAAAGATGAAATAGACGAAGAGGTTTCTGGTGAAGACTGGCCAACCTTTAATGGAGCTAAAGTAGAACCAAATGTTTTTGAATTAAATATTGCTGAGGAAACTCCAATTTTAAACATAAACATCTCTGGAGATTATACTGTTGAACAATTAAAAGAATTTGCGGAGTATCTTCAAGATGATATCGAAGATTTAAAGGAAATTAAAAAGGCAGATATTCGTGGAGCAGAGGAGAAGGAAGTTGAAGTTGCTGTAGACATTTATAAAATGATGGCGGCTCAAGTGAGCTTCAATGATGTAATGCAGGCTATTGGAAATGGAAATGCAACGGTTTCAGCAGGTAATATTATATCAAGTGGACAAAGAAGAACTATTAGAGTTTTAGGTGAAATTGAAAAGCCTAGTGAACTTGAAAACTTCGTAGTAAAGTCAGAAAGAGGAAATTCTATTTATCTAAAGGATATTGCTTCGGTAAGCTTCAAGGATAAGGACAAAACTACTTATGCACGTGAGAACGGAGAATCAGTGGTAATGCTAGATGTAAAGAAACGTTCTGGTGAAAATATGGTTGAAGCAACGGATAAAATTCGTGAAATTGTAAAAGTTGCTCAAGAATCGAAAGCTTTACCAACGAACTTAAAGATTACATTAGCTAATGATCAATCTTCAAAAACAGTTGGACAGGTTGATGATCTTGTAAATAATATCATTTTCGGAGTTATCCTTGTTGTAACCGTATTAATGTTCTTCTTAGGTTTAAAGAATGCACTTTTCGTAGGATTTGCAATTCCAATGTCAATGTTCATGTCTTTAATGATATTAAACATGATGGGATATACCATGAACACCATGATTCTGTTTGGATTGATTATGGGATTAGGAATGCTCGTGGATAATGGTATTGTGGTTGTGGAGAACGTATATCGTTTAATGGATGAAGAGGGAATGAGTCGTTTAGAAGCAGCTAAGAAAGGTATTGGAGAAATTGCATTACCTATTATTATTTCTACGGCAACAACAGTAGCTGCCTTTGTTCCATTAGGAATGTGGCCTGGAGTAATGGGGCAGTTCATGATTTATTTTCCAATTACATTATCAGTTGTATTAGGTTCTTCTCTTTTTGTGGCAATTTTCTTCAATTCTGTTTTAGTATCTCAGTTTATGAGTACGGAAGATAAGAACATGCCGTTAAAACGAATTATCAGATTAACCGTAGTTCTTGGAGTATTAGGAATATTATTATTACTATTTGGAGGAGCATTACGACCATTAGGAACATTATTGGTATTTGCGGCGGCAAACTTCTGGATCTACAGATTTGTAATGCGTCCGATGGCAAATAAATTCCAAAGTGACATTTTACCAAGATGGGAGCGTTTTTATGAAAGAGCAATTACTGCTGTATTAAAAGGTTGGAAACCTCAAATTATTACAGTATTAACTTTTATAGGATTAATTATTGCGTTTGTTGGATTTGGAGCTTCTGTAGGTTCTCAAAGAACAAAGGTTGAGTTCTTCCCAGATAATACACCAAACCAAGTTATTGTATATGTTGAATATCCACAAGGAACGGATATTGAGAAAACAAATGCAATTATGAGTGATTTAGAAGAAAGAGTTACAAAAATTATCAATTCTTCTGAATATTTAGATGGAGATTATAATTTCTTAGTAGAGAGTTCTATTACTCAAGTTGGTGCGGGTTCTGGAAATCCACAAACTGATGGTGGTTCTACTGCAGAAATGCCGCATAGAGGTAAGATTGTAGCTTCAATGCGTGAATATAAGTATCGTAAAGGAGCAGATAGTAAAGTGCTTAAAAAGGCAATTACTGATGATTTACAAGGAGTGTATCCAGGGTTGTCTATTTCTGTTGAAAAAGATCCTGTTGGTCCACCTGCGGGATATCCAATTAACATTGAATTAGAAGGAAAGGATTATGTTCAGTTGATTAACACGGCAGAGAAAATGCGTGATTTTATCAATACTAAGTCTATTCCTGGAATTGCAGAGTTAAAGATTGATGTGAATAAATCAAAACCAACAATGTTGGTTAATGTAGATAGAAAGAAAGCTGGTGAATTAGGAGTTTCTGCTTCGCAAGTTGGTCAACAATTACGTAATTCAATTTTTGGAACTAAAGCGGGTGTTTATAAAGAAGATGGTGAAGATTATGATATCTACGTTCGTTTTAATGAAGAGAATCGTTATAACACAAGTGCTATTTTCAATCAAACAATTACGTTCAGAGATATGGCAAGCGGACAAGTAAAATCAATACCTGTTTCTGCTGTAGCAAATCAAAAGAATACTTCTGGATTTAGTTCTATTAAGCATAAAAATGGTAAACGAGTTGTAACTGTGTATTCGGCTTTAGCACCTGGGTTTACAGATGCGGGAGCAATTGTTTCGAAAATTCAGGATGAAATGACAAGTTTTACAGAATTACCAGGTACTGTTAAAGTTGATTATACTGGGCAAATCGAGGAGCAAAATAAACAGATGGCTTTCTTAATGGGAGCATTCTTCTCAGGATTAGGATTAATTTTCTTGATTTTAATTTATCAATTCAATTCAATTTCAAAACCAGCAATTATTATGTTGGCAATTTTCTTAAGTTTAATTGGAGTATTTGGAGGAATTGTAATTTCTGGTTCATCTTTCGTAATTATGATGACAATGATGGGAATTATCTCATTGGCGGGAATTGTAGTAAATAACGGTGTGGTTCTCCTGGATTATACGCAACTGTTGATCGATAGGAGGAAAGTTGATTTAGGTTTAGAGGAAGACGATTATGTTTCAGTTGCGGATTTAAAAGAGAGTATTATTAAGGGAGGAAAAGCACGTTTACGTCCTGTATTATTAACTGCAATTACAACAATTTTAGGATTAATTCCGTTAGCAACAGGTTTAAATATAAATTTCTACACATTAGTTTCTGAGTTGAATCCACATATTTATGTAGGAGGAGATAATGTTATTTTCTGGGGTCCTTTAGCTTGGACAGTAATTTACGGATTAATTGTAGCAACCTTCTTAACACTTATAGTCGTTCCAATCTTATTCTATTTAATCACTAAGTTTAAAATGTGGATAAGAAATCAAAGTACTTCAGAAATAGATGAAGATACATTTGAAGATATTACTGGTGTAGCCAGTTAA
- a CDS encoding efflux RND transporter periplasmic adaptor subunit, translated as MRKILILTVTSVFLFSCGNKEQTVEAVLASNDLKQIRAKKDELSSKSQDILGKLKQLDAAISKLDKNKKIPLITTIKADAKEFIHYLELQGSVQTKKNVLVYPEVPGQLVSVFVKEGQKVVKGQALARIDDGGLSNQLAQLEANEALAKTTYERQKRLWDQRIGSEIQYLQAKTNYEAQKNVVANLRKNMAKYTVKSPFTGIVDDVIKEQGTVVSPGPGAEIFRVVNLGDMYIETDVPESYISSVIKGKEVEIEFPILGKEVHSKVRQAGNFINPANRTFKVEIGVPNKDRSIKPNLTAKLKINDYTNPNAILIPQSIISENAKGEQYVYIVENSKDKSVAKQVIIETGKTQGDIVEVTKGLASGMEIVDEGARSVKDKQEVKILKLAK; from the coding sequence ATGAGAAAGATATTAATACTAACAGTAACTTCAGTTTTTTTATTTTCTTGTGGAAATAAAGAACAAACAGTAGAAGCGGTCTTAGCTTCTAACGATTTGAAACAAATTAGAGCTAAAAAAGATGAATTAAGCTCTAAATCTCAAGATATTTTAGGTAAGCTTAAGCAATTAGATGCTGCGATATCTAAGTTAGATAAAAACAAAAAGATTCCTTTAATTACTACAATTAAAGCTGATGCAAAGGAGTTTATTCACTATTTAGAATTACAAGGTAGTGTGCAAACTAAAAAGAACGTTTTGGTGTATCCAGAAGTTCCAGGTCAGTTAGTGAGCGTTTTTGTAAAAGAAGGACAAAAAGTAGTAAAAGGTCAGGCTTTAGCTAGAATTGATGATGGAGGATTATCTAATCAATTAGCACAATTAGAAGCAAATGAAGCTTTAGCTAAAACGACTTATGAACGTCAAAAGCGTTTATGGGATCAAAGAATTGGATCAGAAATTCAATACTTACAAGCAAAAACAAATTACGAAGCACAAAAGAATGTTGTTGCGAACTTACGTAAGAACATGGCGAAGTATACTGTTAAATCTCCATTTACAGGAATTGTAGACGATGTAATTAAAGAGCAAGGAACAGTAGTTTCTCCTGGTCCAGGTGCAGAAATCTTCAGAGTAGTAAACTTAGGAGATATGTACATTGAGACGGATGTTCCTGAAAGCTATATTAGTTCTGTAATTAAAGGAAAAGAAGTTGAAATCGAATTTCCAATTTTAGGAAAAGAAGTACATTCAAAAGTTCGTCAGGCAGGAAACTTTATTAACCCAGCGAATAGAACATTTAAGGTGGAAATCGGTGTGCCAAATAAGGACAGATCTATCAAACCTAACTTAACGGCTAAGTTGAAAATTAACGACTATACAAATCCTAATGCGATTTTAATCCCACAAAGTATTATCTCAGAAAATGCAAAAGGAGAACAATACGTTTATATCGTGGAAAATTCAAAAGATAAATCAGTAGCTAAACAAGTAATTATTGAAACTGGTAAAACTCAAGGAGATATTGTTGAGGTTACAAAAGGTTTAGCAAGTGGAATGGAGATTGTTGACGAAGGAGCAAGAAGTGTTAAGGATAAACAAGAAGTTAAAATTTTAAAGTTAGCCAAGTAA